GTCCGGGAAGGCACGAAAGAGGCCCTCCTCGTCATCACCACAGACAAGGGACTCTGCGGCCCACTCAACACCAACCTCCTCAAACAAGTCCTCCCAGCCTGCCAGGAAGACACCCAGATCGTGACCGTCGGCTCCAAGGGCCGCCGCTCCCTCGCCAAGCTCGGCAAAAACATGCTGGCGGACTTCGAGATCAAGGACCCGGTCCCCTTCGCGGAAGCCAAAGTCATCGCCGGATTCCTGCGTGATCAGTTCCTGGAAGGCAAGGTGGATAAAGTCCGCATCGCCTTCACCAACTTCATCAACACCATCAAACAAGAGCCCATCCTCATTGACCTCCTCCCGATCTGTCATACCGGGGTCACCGAGGGCGAGGCCATTGGGGAAGTGCCCGCCGGAGGCTACCTCTTCGAGCCCAATGTGGAACAGATCTTCGACCACGTCCTCCCGCTCTATCTGAACTACCAAGTGTATCAGATGCTCTTGGAAGCCCGCGCCTCCGAGCACTCGGCCCGGATGGTGGCCATGAAATCCGCCACCGACAACGCCAAGGAACTCATCTCCGACCTGACCTTGCAATACAACAAGGTCCGCCAAGCTGCCATCACCAACGAACTCCTCGAAATCACCACCGCCATGAAGGCCCTCGAGTGAAGAAGTTTGTCAGGCTTCAGAATTCCGTCTTCAGCCACTCGATTCTGAACCCCAAGGCAAGCCCCATCCCCACCCATTTCCCAAACCATTCCACAGACTACCTCCCGCTGAATTCTGAAGACCGAAGTCTAGCAACCTTTCCCTACCATGAGCAACACCGGAACCATCGTCCAAGTCATCGGCGCCGTCGTCGACGCGGATTTCTCGAAGGCCGAGAAACTCCCCAAAGTCTACGACGCCCTCAACATCACCTACCCGCTCGGCGGCCAGGAAACCACCCTCACCCTGGAAGTCCAGGCTCACCTGGGAGACGGTTGGGTGCGGGCGGTCGCCATGACCACCACGGAAGGTCTCAAGCGCGGGATGTCGATTGTCGATACCGGCGCCCCCATCTCGGTCCCGGTGGGCGATGGCATCCTTGGCCGCATCTTCAATGTCACGGGCGACCCGGTCGATGAACGCGGCCCCGTTCCCCACGAAAAGAAATATCCCATTCACCGTCCGGCCCCGGCCCTCACCGACCAGAGCACCAGCGCCCAAATCCTCGAAACCGGCATCAAGGTCATCGATCTCATTTGCCCCTTCACCAAAGGCGGAAAAGTGGGAGCCTTTGGCGGGGCCGGCGTCGGCAAGACCGTCGTCATCATGGAGCTCATCAACAACATCGCCAAAAACCACGGGGGCTACTCCGTCTTCGCTGGAGTGGGCGAGCGGACGCGGGAAGGAAATGACCTCTATGAGGAAATGTCGGAATCCGGCGTCATCGACCGGGAAAACATTGAGAAATCAAAGGTGGCACTGGTCTACGGGCAAATGAACGAGCCCCCCGGCGCCCGTCTCCGGGTGGCCCTCTCCGCCCTCTCGATGGCTGAATTCTTCCGGGATGAGCAAAACCAGGACGTGCTCCTCTTCGTGGACAACGTCTTCCGCTTCTCGCAAGCCGGCTCGGAAGTCTCCGCCCTCCTCGGCCGGACTCCCTCCGCGGTCGGCTACCAGCCGAATCTGTCGGAGGAAATGGCTGGCCTCCAAGAGCGCATCACCTCCACCACCAAGGGCTCCATCACCTCCTTCCAAGCCGTCTACGTCCCGGCGGATGACTTGACCGACCCCGCCCCGGCCAACACCTTCGCCCACCTCGACTCCACCGTCGTGCTCGAGCGTTCCTTGGCCGAACTCGGGATCTATCCCGCAGTCGATCCGCTGGCCTCAGTCTCGAATGCCTTGGCCCCCGATGTCGTGGGTGACGAACACTACAAAGTGGCCCGGGGAGTGCAAAATGTCCTCCAGCGTTACAAAGACCTCCAAGACATCATCGCCATTCTCGGCATGGACGAACTGTCCGATGAAGACAAGCTGACCGTCTACCGCGCGCGGAAGCTGCAGCGCTTTCTCTCCCAACCGTTCCACGTGGCCGAAGTCTTCACCGGCGT
This portion of the Verrucomicrobiota bacterium genome encodes:
- the atpG gene encoding ATP synthase F1 subunit gamma; translation: MPSTRDIRRRIKSVKNTAQITRAMQLVAASKMKKAQDQALAGRAYAGMLNKILNDIQEDTEDSKNPLLEVREGTKEALLVITTDKGLCGPLNTNLLKQVLPACQEDTQIVTVGSKGRRSLAKLGKNMLADFEIKDPVPFAEAKVIAGFLRDQFLEGKVDKVRIAFTNFINTIKQEPILIDLLPICHTGVTEGEAIGEVPAGGYLFEPNVEQIFDHVLPLYLNYQVYQMLLEARASEHSARMVAMKSATDNAKELISDLTLQYNKVRQAAITNELLEITTAMKALE
- the atpD gene encoding F0F1 ATP synthase subunit beta, producing the protein MSNTGTIVQVIGAVVDADFSKAEKLPKVYDALNITYPLGGQETTLTLEVQAHLGDGWVRAVAMTTTEGLKRGMSIVDTGAPISVPVGDGILGRIFNVTGDPVDERGPVPHEKKYPIHRPAPALTDQSTSAQILETGIKVIDLICPFTKGGKVGAFGGAGVGKTVVIMELINNIAKNHGGYSVFAGVGERTREGNDLYEEMSESGVIDRENIEKSKVALVYGQMNEPPGARLRVALSALSMAEFFRDEQNQDVLLFVDNVFRFSQAGSEVSALLGRTPSAVGYQPNLSEEMAGLQERITSTTKGSITSFQAVYVPADDLTDPAPANTFAHLDSTVVLERSLAELGIYPAVDPLASVSNALAPDVVGDEHYKVARGVQNVLQRYKDLQDIIAILGMDELSDEDKLTVYRARKLQRFLSQPFHVAEVFTGVAGVYVPVEETVKGFGEILDGKWDSVPEANFYMKAGIESVDKGQD